Below is a window of Sulfurisphaera ohwakuensis DNA.
AGATGATCAAATAAAAATAATAGAGGAAAGATGGAATAAGTATATTAGCTTATGCAAACCTACGCAGGTATCTCAGTAGTTAACGCTTTACCTAGCTGGTATGGTTCGTCAATGGCAGTAAATTTAACAGTTAGTGTAAGCATAAAAGAGGCAGAAAAATGCAAAAAGAATGATATACTTATAGATACTATTCTGAATTTCTTTCATGAAAAATATGGAATTCCATGCCTAGATATAAATGTAGAGTCACAAATACCAGAAAAAAGTGGTTTAAAAAGTAGTAGTGCTGTATCAACTGCATTAATTGGTGAAATATCTAAAAAGTTCGGAATAGAGATTGATGTTCCTAAATATTCAGCTATTTTATCATTAAAAGCTGGTGTTTCATACACTGGGGCTTTAGATGACGCAACATCATCATATTATGGTGGTGTTAGTTTCACTTATAATAAAGAATTTAAAATAATAGATATAAAAGATCCTCCAGAATTATCTGCAATTATATTGCCTAGAGGGGGTAGAAATATTAAGATAGATTTACAGTATCTTAAAAAATATAGATTAATATTCGAAGAAATATTTAGAGTATCTAGACAAAATATTGTTTTAGGCATGAAGTTAAATGGAATTCTTGTAGCAAATATTTTAGGTTATGATATAAATGAAATAGAAGTAGCACTTAAAAAAGGTGCTTTAGCAGCTGGAATAACTGGAAACGGTCCTTCAATATTCGCGGTAACAAAAATAGGTGAAGAAGGACCTATTGTAGACGCTTTATCAAAATTCGGAAACGTAATTGTAACGAGGTCTGTAGGGTATGTTAGTAGAGATTAACCCTTCAAAAATTTATGGGAAAGTTAAAGCCCCTCAGTCAAAAAGTTTTGGAATAAGACTAGTGCTATATTCATTATTAAAAGAAAGTAAGCTAGACAACTTAATATCTTCTGATGACGTTAATGTGGCTATTAATGTTGTTAAACAGCTAGGAGTTAGTGTTGAGGGCACTTACTTTAAGAGGGAAAAAGAGCTTGTAACCCCAAAATTTTTGTATTTCGGTGGTTCTGCAACGACATTAAGGATGAGTATACCAATACTTTCTATTTTAGGTGCGGATACAATAATTGATGGAGATGAAACTTTGAGAAAAAGACCATTAAATGCTATTATTAAGGCATTAGAGGGTAGTGTTTCTTTTTCTTCGTCATCACTTCCGACAAAAATTAGTGGAAAGCTTAAGGAGAATTTTGTACGAATAGAAGGTGGAGAAAGTAGTCAATACATATCTGGATTCATCTATGCTTTTTCATTAGTAGGTGGTGGAGAAATAGAAATAATTCCACCTATATCCTCTAAGAGTTATATTTATCTCACAATCGAATTAATAAATAGTCTAGGCGGAAATGTAAAGATGAAAGGAAATAAAATATACGTTGAAAAGGGAGATTTCAAACCTTATATAGGTAAAGTTCCAGGAGATTATGCTTTAGCTTCATTTTATGCTTCCTCCAGTATAGTTTCTGGAGGGGAAATTGTAATCGAGGACGTTTATGAGTTGCCTAATTTTGATGGAGATCATTCTATAGTTAATTTTTATGAGATGATGGGGGCAGAATCTTATGTTAAAGATAATAAATGGATTGTAAAGAGTAGTGAAAAGTTAAACGGTATTGAGGTCAATGTTGATGATTATCCCGATTTAGCTCCTTCTATTGCATCATTAGCTCCTTTTTCGTCTTCACCTACAGTTATAAAGGGTATAAAGAGACTTAAGACAAAG
It encodes the following:
- a CDS encoding shikimate kinase, whose product is MQTYAGISVVNALPSWYGSSMAVNLTVSVSIKEAEKCKKNDILIDTILNFFHEKYGIPCLDINVESQIPEKSGLKSSSAVSTALIGEISKKFGIEIDVPKYSAILSLKAGVSYTGALDDATSSYYGGVSFTYNKEFKIIDIKDPPELSAIILPRGGRNIKIDLQYLKKYRLIFEEIFRVSRQNIVLGMKLNGILVANILGYDINEIEVALKKGALAAGITGNGPSIFAVTKIGEEGPIVDALSKFGNVIVTRSVGYVSRD
- the aroA gene encoding 3-phosphoshikimate 1-carboxyvinyltransferase; protein product: MLVEINPSKIYGKVKAPQSKSFGIRLVLYSLLKESKLDNLISSDDVNVAINVVKQLGVSVEGTYFKREKELVTPKFLYFGGSATTLRMSIPILSILGADTIIDGDETLRKRPLNAIIKALEGSVSFSSSSLPTKISGKLKENFVRIEGGESSQYISGFIYAFSLVGGGEIEIIPPISSKSYIYLTIELINSLGGNVKMKGNKIYVEKGDFKPYIGKVPGDYALASFYASSSIVSGGEIVIEDVYELPNFDGDHSIVNFYEMMGAESYVKDNKWIVKSSEKLNGIEVNVDDYPDLAPSIASLAPFSSSPTVIKGIKRLKTKESNRVVTISETLSKFGVKVEYDEDKIIIYPSKVKAGHVICPNDHRIAMLASVLSFKSGGIIEKAECVNKSNPNFWKDLISLNGRIIIR